In the genome of Brienomyrus brachyistius isolate T26 chromosome 17, BBRACH_0.4, whole genome shotgun sequence, one region contains:
- the rcbtb2 gene encoding RCC1 and BTB domain-containing protein 2 isoform X1 → MGTAGDAELELESMLDVGKWPVFALLPPEQRKVIRQACVFGSAGNEAIYVTINDEVFALGTNCSGCLGVGDLQSTIEPRRIDILCGKKILSLSYGTGPHVAIVTADGEVYSWGHNGYSQLGNGTTNHGLSPAQVSTNLLNKKVTDVACGSHHTIALTSEGEVFAWGYNSSGQVGSGSTANQPTPRRVSSCLQNKVVVSIACGQLCSMAILDNGEAYSWGYNCNGQLGLGNNGNQQTPCRIAALQGINVVQIACGYAHTLALTDEGLIYAWGANSYGQLGTGNKSNQAWPVLINMDKERMVEVAACHMSHTSAARTQGGQVFMWGQCRGQVVVNPHLTHFTSTDDVFACFATPAVTWHLLTVDGDDHLTVAQSLKKEFDSPEISDLKFLVDGKCIHVHKALLRIRCEHFRELLNERDGDSIEIQQFSFLVYRAFLEYLYTDTINLPPEDAIVTSHHTSQICPGLLDLATFYREVRLKRLCQETIKRGICEENAITLLSAAVKYEARDLEDFCFKFCMNHLTAVTQTQAFADMDHDLLKNFISKASFYGAFKN, encoded by the exons ATGGGAACGGCGGGGGACGCCGAGCTTG AACTGGAGAGCATGCTGGACGTTGGGAAGTGGCCCGTGTTTGCCCTCCTGCCCCCAGAACAGCGGAAAGTCATCAGACAGGCGTGTGTCTTTGGAAGTGCGGGGAACGAGGCGATCTATGTCACTATAAATGACGAG GTCTTTGCCCTGGGCACCAACTGCAGTGGCTGCCTGGGAGTGGGTGATCTGCAGAGCACCATTGAGCCCCGCAGAATCGACATCCTGTGCGGAAAGAAGATTCTGTCCCTCAGCTATGGCACGGGACCCCATGTGGCCATCGTCACTGCAG ATGGGGAGGTTTACAGTTGGGGCCACAATGGATACAGTCAGCTGGGAAACGGGACGACCAACCATGGACTCTCGCCGGCGCAGGTCTCCACAAACCTGCTGAACAAGAAGGTCACGGATGTGGCTTGCGGATCACATCATACCATTGCCCTCACCTCTGAGGGAGAG GTGTTTGCTTGGGGGTACAACAGCTCAGGTCAGGTGGGTTCTGGTTCCACGGCCAACCAGCCCACACCGCGACGGGTCAGCAGCTGTTTGCAGAACAAGGTGGTGGTCAGCATCGCCTGTGGACAGTTGTGCTCCATGGCCATACTGGACAACGGGGAG GCCTACAGCTGGGGCTACAACTGCAACGGGCAGCTGGGCCTGGGAAACAATGGGAACCAGCAAACACCTTGTCGCATCGCCGCCCTGCAGGGCATCAACGTGGTGCAG ATAGCCTGTGGCTATGCACACACCCTGGCACTGACAGACGAAGGACTCATCTACGCCTGGGGTGCCAACTCTTATGGCCAGCTAGGTACAGGCAATAAGAGCAACCAAGCTTGGCCAGTTCTCATTAACATGGACAAGGAGAG GATGGTGGAAGTGGCAGCCTGTCACATGAGCCACACGTCTGCAGCCCGAACCCAGGGTGGCCAGGTGTTCATGTGGGGCCAGTGCAGGGGCCAGGTGGTAGTCAACCCTCATCTCACTCACTTCACCAGCACGGACGACGTGTTCGCCTGCTTCGCCACGCCGGCGGTCACCTGGCACCTGCTCACTGTCG ATGGGGACGACCACCTGACCGTGGCACAGTCGCTCAAGAAGGAGTTTGACAGCCCAGAAATCTCAGACTTGAAGTTCCTGGTAGACGGGAAGTGCATCCATGTTCACAAGGCCCTGCTTAGGATAAG GTGTGAACATTTCCGAGAACTGCTGAACGAGAGGGATGGGGACTCCATTGAGATCCAGCAGTTCTCCTTTCTGGTGTATCGTGCGTTCCTGGAGTACCTGTATACAGACACCATTAACCTACCACCAGAGGACGCTATAG TCACCTCCCACCATACCTCTCAAATCTGTCCAGGTTTGTTGGACCTGGCCACCTTCTACAGGGAAGTCCGGCTGAAGCGATTGTGCCAGGAAACCATCAAAAGGGGAATCTGCGAGGAGAACGCCATCACTCTGCTGTCCGCTGCAGTCAAGTACGAGGCTCGG GATCTGGAGGACTTCTGCTTTAAGTTCTGTATGAACCACTTGACTGCCGTGACTCAGACGCAGGCCTTTGCTGACATGGACCACGACCTGCTGAAGAACTTCATCAGCAAGGCCAGCTTCTATGGCGCCTTCAAGAACTGA
- the rcbtb2 gene encoding RCC1 and BTB domain-containing protein 2 isoform X2, with translation MGTAGDAELELESMLDVGKWPVFALLPPEQRKVIRQACVFGSAGNEAIYVTINDEVFALGTNCSGCLGVGDLQSTIEPRRIDILCGKKILSLSYGTGPHVAIVTADGEVYSWGHNGYSQLGNGTTNHGLSPAQVSTNLLNKKVTDVACGSHHTIALTSEGEVFAWGYNSSGQVGSGSTANQPTPRRVSSCLQNKVVVSIACGQLCSMAILDNGEAYSWGYNCNGQLGLGNNGNQQTPCRIAALQGINVVQIACGYAHTLALTDEGLIYAWGANSYGQLGTGNKSNQAWPVLINMDKERMVEVAACHMSHTSAARTQGGQVFMWGQCRGQVVVNPHLTHFTSTDDVFACFATPAVTWHLLTVDGDDHLTVAQSLKKEFDSPEISDLKFLVDGKCIHVHKALLRIRCEHFRELLNERDGDSIEIQQFSFLVYRAFLEYLYTDTINLPPEDAIGLLDLATFYREVRLKRLCQETIKRGICEENAITLLSAAVKYEARDLEDFCFKFCMNHLTAVTQTQAFADMDHDLLKNFISKASFYGAFKN, from the exons ATGGGAACGGCGGGGGACGCCGAGCTTG AACTGGAGAGCATGCTGGACGTTGGGAAGTGGCCCGTGTTTGCCCTCCTGCCCCCAGAACAGCGGAAAGTCATCAGACAGGCGTGTGTCTTTGGAAGTGCGGGGAACGAGGCGATCTATGTCACTATAAATGACGAG GTCTTTGCCCTGGGCACCAACTGCAGTGGCTGCCTGGGAGTGGGTGATCTGCAGAGCACCATTGAGCCCCGCAGAATCGACATCCTGTGCGGAAAGAAGATTCTGTCCCTCAGCTATGGCACGGGACCCCATGTGGCCATCGTCACTGCAG ATGGGGAGGTTTACAGTTGGGGCCACAATGGATACAGTCAGCTGGGAAACGGGACGACCAACCATGGACTCTCGCCGGCGCAGGTCTCCACAAACCTGCTGAACAAGAAGGTCACGGATGTGGCTTGCGGATCACATCATACCATTGCCCTCACCTCTGAGGGAGAG GTGTTTGCTTGGGGGTACAACAGCTCAGGTCAGGTGGGTTCTGGTTCCACGGCCAACCAGCCCACACCGCGACGGGTCAGCAGCTGTTTGCAGAACAAGGTGGTGGTCAGCATCGCCTGTGGACAGTTGTGCTCCATGGCCATACTGGACAACGGGGAG GCCTACAGCTGGGGCTACAACTGCAACGGGCAGCTGGGCCTGGGAAACAATGGGAACCAGCAAACACCTTGTCGCATCGCCGCCCTGCAGGGCATCAACGTGGTGCAG ATAGCCTGTGGCTATGCACACACCCTGGCACTGACAGACGAAGGACTCATCTACGCCTGGGGTGCCAACTCTTATGGCCAGCTAGGTACAGGCAATAAGAGCAACCAAGCTTGGCCAGTTCTCATTAACATGGACAAGGAGAG GATGGTGGAAGTGGCAGCCTGTCACATGAGCCACACGTCTGCAGCCCGAACCCAGGGTGGCCAGGTGTTCATGTGGGGCCAGTGCAGGGGCCAGGTGGTAGTCAACCCTCATCTCACTCACTTCACCAGCACGGACGACGTGTTCGCCTGCTTCGCCACGCCGGCGGTCACCTGGCACCTGCTCACTGTCG ATGGGGACGACCACCTGACCGTGGCACAGTCGCTCAAGAAGGAGTTTGACAGCCCAGAAATCTCAGACTTGAAGTTCCTGGTAGACGGGAAGTGCATCCATGTTCACAAGGCCCTGCTTAGGATAAG GTGTGAACATTTCCGAGAACTGCTGAACGAGAGGGATGGGGACTCCATTGAGATCCAGCAGTTCTCCTTTCTGGTGTATCGTGCGTTCCTGGAGTACCTGTATACAGACACCATTAACCTACCACCAGAGGACGCTATAG GTTTGTTGGACCTGGCCACCTTCTACAGGGAAGTCCGGCTGAAGCGATTGTGCCAGGAAACCATCAAAAGGGGAATCTGCGAGGAGAACGCCATCACTCTGCTGTCCGCTGCAGTCAAGTACGAGGCTCGG GATCTGGAGGACTTCTGCTTTAAGTTCTGTATGAACCACTTGACTGCCGTGACTCAGACGCAGGCCTTTGCTGACATGGACCACGACCTGCTGAAGAACTTCATCAGCAAGGCCAGCTTCTATGGCGCCTTCAAGAACTGA
- the rcbtb2 gene encoding RCC1 and BTB domain-containing protein 2 isoform X4: MGTAGDAELELESMLDVGKWPVFALLPPEQRKVIRQACVFGSAGNEAIYVTINDEVFALGTNCSGCLGVGDLQSTIEPRRIDILCGKKILSLSYGTGPHVAIVTADGEVYSWGHNGYSQLGNGTTNHGLSPAQVSTNLLNKKVTDVACGSHHTIALTSEGEVFAWGYNSSGQVGSGSTANQPTPRRVSSCLQNKVVVSIACGQLCSMAILDNGEAYSWGYNCNGQLGLGNNGNQQTPCRIAALQGINVVQIACGYAHTLALTDEGLIYAWGANSYGQLGTGNKSNQAWPVLINMDKERMVEVAACHMSHTSAARTQGGQVFMWGQCRGQVVVNPHLTHFTSTDDVFACFATPAVTWHLLTVDGDDHLTVAQSLKKEFDSPEISDLKFLVDGKCIHVHKALLRIRCEHFRELLNERDGDSIEIQQFSFLVYRAFLEYLYTDTINLPPEDAIVTSHHTSQICPGLLDLATFYREVRLKRLCQETIKRGICEENAITLLSAAVKYEARWLIIKAS; the protein is encoded by the exons ATGGGAACGGCGGGGGACGCCGAGCTTG AACTGGAGAGCATGCTGGACGTTGGGAAGTGGCCCGTGTTTGCCCTCCTGCCCCCAGAACAGCGGAAAGTCATCAGACAGGCGTGTGTCTTTGGAAGTGCGGGGAACGAGGCGATCTATGTCACTATAAATGACGAG GTCTTTGCCCTGGGCACCAACTGCAGTGGCTGCCTGGGAGTGGGTGATCTGCAGAGCACCATTGAGCCCCGCAGAATCGACATCCTGTGCGGAAAGAAGATTCTGTCCCTCAGCTATGGCACGGGACCCCATGTGGCCATCGTCACTGCAG ATGGGGAGGTTTACAGTTGGGGCCACAATGGATACAGTCAGCTGGGAAACGGGACGACCAACCATGGACTCTCGCCGGCGCAGGTCTCCACAAACCTGCTGAACAAGAAGGTCACGGATGTGGCTTGCGGATCACATCATACCATTGCCCTCACCTCTGAGGGAGAG GTGTTTGCTTGGGGGTACAACAGCTCAGGTCAGGTGGGTTCTGGTTCCACGGCCAACCAGCCCACACCGCGACGGGTCAGCAGCTGTTTGCAGAACAAGGTGGTGGTCAGCATCGCCTGTGGACAGTTGTGCTCCATGGCCATACTGGACAACGGGGAG GCCTACAGCTGGGGCTACAACTGCAACGGGCAGCTGGGCCTGGGAAACAATGGGAACCAGCAAACACCTTGTCGCATCGCCGCCCTGCAGGGCATCAACGTGGTGCAG ATAGCCTGTGGCTATGCACACACCCTGGCACTGACAGACGAAGGACTCATCTACGCCTGGGGTGCCAACTCTTATGGCCAGCTAGGTACAGGCAATAAGAGCAACCAAGCTTGGCCAGTTCTCATTAACATGGACAAGGAGAG GATGGTGGAAGTGGCAGCCTGTCACATGAGCCACACGTCTGCAGCCCGAACCCAGGGTGGCCAGGTGTTCATGTGGGGCCAGTGCAGGGGCCAGGTGGTAGTCAACCCTCATCTCACTCACTTCACCAGCACGGACGACGTGTTCGCCTGCTTCGCCACGCCGGCGGTCACCTGGCACCTGCTCACTGTCG ATGGGGACGACCACCTGACCGTGGCACAGTCGCTCAAGAAGGAGTTTGACAGCCCAGAAATCTCAGACTTGAAGTTCCTGGTAGACGGGAAGTGCATCCATGTTCACAAGGCCCTGCTTAGGATAAG GTGTGAACATTTCCGAGAACTGCTGAACGAGAGGGATGGGGACTCCATTGAGATCCAGCAGTTCTCCTTTCTGGTGTATCGTGCGTTCCTGGAGTACCTGTATACAGACACCATTAACCTACCACCAGAGGACGCTATAG TCACCTCCCACCATACCTCTCAAATCTGTCCAGGTTTGTTGGACCTGGCCACCTTCTACAGGGAAGTCCGGCTGAAGCGATTGTGCCAGGAAACCATCAAAAGGGGAATCTGCGAGGAGAACGCCATCACTCTGCTGTCCGCTGCAGTCAAGTACGAGGCTCGG TGGCTGATCATAAAAGCCAGTTGA
- the rcbtb2 gene encoding RCC1 and BTB domain-containing protein 2 isoform X3, which yields MLDVGKWPVFALLPPEQRKVIRQACVFGSAGNEAIYVTINDEVFALGTNCSGCLGVGDLQSTIEPRRIDILCGKKILSLSYGTGPHVAIVTADGEVYSWGHNGYSQLGNGTTNHGLSPAQVSTNLLNKKVTDVACGSHHTIALTSEGEVFAWGYNSSGQVGSGSTANQPTPRRVSSCLQNKVVVSIACGQLCSMAILDNGEAYSWGYNCNGQLGLGNNGNQQTPCRIAALQGINVVQIACGYAHTLALTDEGLIYAWGANSYGQLGTGNKSNQAWPVLINMDKERMVEVAACHMSHTSAARTQGGQVFMWGQCRGQVVVNPHLTHFTSTDDVFACFATPAVTWHLLTVDGDDHLTVAQSLKKEFDSPEISDLKFLVDGKCIHVHKALLRIRCEHFRELLNERDGDSIEIQQFSFLVYRAFLEYLYTDTINLPPEDAIVTSHHTSQICPGLLDLATFYREVRLKRLCQETIKRGICEENAITLLSAAVKYEARDLEDFCFKFCMNHLTAVTQTQAFADMDHDLLKNFISKASFYGAFKN from the exons ATGCTGGACGTTGGGAAGTGGCCCGTGTTTGCCCTCCTGCCCCCAGAACAGCGGAAAGTCATCAGACAGGCGTGTGTCTTTGGAAGTGCGGGGAACGAGGCGATCTATGTCACTATAAATGACGAG GTCTTTGCCCTGGGCACCAACTGCAGTGGCTGCCTGGGAGTGGGTGATCTGCAGAGCACCATTGAGCCCCGCAGAATCGACATCCTGTGCGGAAAGAAGATTCTGTCCCTCAGCTATGGCACGGGACCCCATGTGGCCATCGTCACTGCAG ATGGGGAGGTTTACAGTTGGGGCCACAATGGATACAGTCAGCTGGGAAACGGGACGACCAACCATGGACTCTCGCCGGCGCAGGTCTCCACAAACCTGCTGAACAAGAAGGTCACGGATGTGGCTTGCGGATCACATCATACCATTGCCCTCACCTCTGAGGGAGAG GTGTTTGCTTGGGGGTACAACAGCTCAGGTCAGGTGGGTTCTGGTTCCACGGCCAACCAGCCCACACCGCGACGGGTCAGCAGCTGTTTGCAGAACAAGGTGGTGGTCAGCATCGCCTGTGGACAGTTGTGCTCCATGGCCATACTGGACAACGGGGAG GCCTACAGCTGGGGCTACAACTGCAACGGGCAGCTGGGCCTGGGAAACAATGGGAACCAGCAAACACCTTGTCGCATCGCCGCCCTGCAGGGCATCAACGTGGTGCAG ATAGCCTGTGGCTATGCACACACCCTGGCACTGACAGACGAAGGACTCATCTACGCCTGGGGTGCCAACTCTTATGGCCAGCTAGGTACAGGCAATAAGAGCAACCAAGCTTGGCCAGTTCTCATTAACATGGACAAGGAGAG GATGGTGGAAGTGGCAGCCTGTCACATGAGCCACACGTCTGCAGCCCGAACCCAGGGTGGCCAGGTGTTCATGTGGGGCCAGTGCAGGGGCCAGGTGGTAGTCAACCCTCATCTCACTCACTTCACCAGCACGGACGACGTGTTCGCCTGCTTCGCCACGCCGGCGGTCACCTGGCACCTGCTCACTGTCG ATGGGGACGACCACCTGACCGTGGCACAGTCGCTCAAGAAGGAGTTTGACAGCCCAGAAATCTCAGACTTGAAGTTCCTGGTAGACGGGAAGTGCATCCATGTTCACAAGGCCCTGCTTAGGATAAG GTGTGAACATTTCCGAGAACTGCTGAACGAGAGGGATGGGGACTCCATTGAGATCCAGCAGTTCTCCTTTCTGGTGTATCGTGCGTTCCTGGAGTACCTGTATACAGACACCATTAACCTACCACCAGAGGACGCTATAG TCACCTCCCACCATACCTCTCAAATCTGTCCAGGTTTGTTGGACCTGGCCACCTTCTACAGGGAAGTCCGGCTGAAGCGATTGTGCCAGGAAACCATCAAAAGGGGAATCTGCGAGGAGAACGCCATCACTCTGCTGTCCGCTGCAGTCAAGTACGAGGCTCGG GATCTGGAGGACTTCTGCTTTAAGTTCTGTATGAACCACTTGACTGCCGTGACTCAGACGCAGGCCTTTGCTGACATGGACCACGACCTGCTGAAGAACTTCATCAGCAAGGCCAGCTTCTATGGCGCCTTCAAGAACTGA
- the lpar6a gene encoding lysophosphatidic acid receptor 6a codes for MNFILNTTNEVCNKTDDFKYVLYTTVFSIVFVLGLITNMAAMYIFFCSLKLRNETTTYMMNLVVSDLLFVFTLPLRVFYFINRNWPFGDMLCKISVALFYTNMYGSIFFLTCISMDRFLAIVYPLSSRSVRTKGKAKLVCLAVWVLVLAGSLPTGFLLKNTSENSENQACFENFSSKQWQEHLSKMVVFIVTVGFLIPLLLNVLCSVMVLRTLCQPRTLTRGGQLNKTKILRMIVVHLLIFCVCFIPYNINLIFYALVRTKTLNNCLAESVVRTIYPIALCLAVTNCCFDPIVYYFTSETFQNSIRRKSQLNRNYENRVTETLQFEPSSFQNSLRALRSKVFHNESTV; via the coding sequence atgaattttattttaaacacaACAAACGAAGTTTGTAACAAAACTGATGACTTTAAGTATGTACTATATACCACTGTATTCAGCATTGTTTTTGTGCTGGGGCTAATTACTAACATGGCTGCAATGTACATCTTCTTCTGCTCGCTTAAGCTCCGCAACGAGACCACGACATACATGATGAACCTAGTGGTATCTGATCTGCTTTTCGTTTTCACGCTGCCTTTACGCGTCTTCTACTTCATCAATCGGAATTGGCCTTTTGGTGACATGCTCTGCAAGATCTCCGTCGCGCTCTTCTACACTAACATGTACGGGAGCATCTTCTTCCTTACCTGTATTAGCATGGACCGCTTCCTGGCAATCGTTTACCCTTTGTCCTCGAGGTCAGTTCGGACGAAGGGTAAGGCTAAGCTGGTCTGCCTTGCTGTGTGGGTACTGGTTCTGGCAGGCAGTCTTCCGACTGGTTTCCTTCTAAAAAACACATCAGAAAACAGCGAAAACCAGGCTTGCTTTGAGAACTTTTCCTCCAAGCAGTGGCAGGAGCATCTGTCCAAAATGGTGGTGTTCATCGTGACAGTGGGGTTCCTCATTCCACTGCTGCTGAACGTGCTCTGCTCAGTCATGGTTCTCCGGACACTCTGTCAGCCCAGGACCCTGACTAGGGGAGGTCAGCTGAACAAGACCAAAATCCTGCGGATGATTGTGGTTCACCTTCTCATTTTCTGTGTCTGTTTCATCCCCTACAACATCAACCTGATCTTCTACGCCTTAGTCCGAACCAAAACCCTCAACAATTGCTTGGCTGAGTCTGTCGTCAGAACGATCTACCCTATAGCCTTGTGCCTTGCGGTCACAAACTGTTGCTTTGACCCCATCGTGTATTACTTTACCTCTGAGACCTTTCAGAATTCCATCAGGCGCAAGTCGCAGCTAAACCGCAACTATGAAAACAGGGTCACTGAGACCCTGCAGTTTGAACCTTCCAGCTTTCAAAATAGCCTCAGGGCTCTCAGATCCAAAGTATTTCACAATGAATCCACAGTGTGA